In Arcobacter sp. F2176, a single genomic region encodes these proteins:
- the rpsK gene encoding 30S ribosomal protein S11: MAKRKVTRKKVVKKNIADGIVHIAASFNNTMVTITDRAGNAIAWSSAGNLGFKGSKKSTPFAAQAAVEDAMAKAIEHGVKNVGIKIQGPGSGRDTAVKAVGAMEGIRVSWLKDVTPLPHNGCRAPKRRRV, encoded by the coding sequence ATGGCAAAAAGAAAAGTAACTAGAAAAAAAGTAGTAAAAAAGAATATTGCTGATGGTATCGTTCATATTGCGGCATCATTTAACAATACTATGGTAACAATAACTGATAGAGCTGGAAATGCAATCGCATGGAGTTCTGCTGGAAACTTAGGTTTCAAAGGTAGTAAAAAATCTACTCCTTTTGCTGCTCAAGCTGCAGTAGAAGATGCAATGGCAAAAGCAATTGAACACGGTGTCAAAAATGTTGGTATCAAAATTCAAGGACCAGGTTCAGGTAGAGATACAGCTGTTAAAGCTGTAGGAGCTATGGAAGGCATCAGAGTTTCATGGTTAAAGGACGTTACACCGTTACCACATAATGGTTGTAGAGCTCCTAAGAGAAGAAGAGTGTAA
- a CDS encoding HIT family protein, with the protein MIYENSLIKVEIEKSEIPWLKIFTQKNLKEFSQCDSETKMEILRVLDIIEKKMINYFNPEKINIASFGNYVPHVHFHVMARFKDDSYFPEPMWGKKQRQAKLVLPSFEKFYKELVKELEN; encoded by the coding sequence ATGATTTATGAAAATAGTTTAATAAAAGTAGAAATTGAAAAAAGTGAAATACCTTGGTTGAAAATTTTTACTCAAAAAAATTTAAAAGAATTTAGTCAATGTGATAGCGAAACTAAAATGGAAATATTAAGAGTCTTGGACATTATAGAAAAAAAGATGATAAATTATTTTAATCCAGAGAAGATAAATATTGCTTCTTTTGGGAATTATGTTCCCCATGTACACTTTCATGTAATGGCAAGATTTAAAGATGATTCATATTTTCCTGAACCTATGTGGGGAAAAAAACAAAGACAAGCAAAGCTAGTATTGCCCTCTTTTGAAAAATTTTATAAAGAATTGGTAAAAGAACTTGAGAATTAA
- a CDS encoding amino acid ABC transporter ATP-binding protein, producing the protein MINVKHLNMNFGEKQVLKDINIEIKKGEVVALIGPSGSGKSTLLRCLNFLVNPTSGEIIIDDIKVDVKKVSKKDIFKLRQKTAMVFQNYNLLKNMTAIENIMEPMVTVQKISKNQAENVALDLLKKVGLVDNKNSYPSELSGGQQQRVGIARAMAVNSNVILFDEPTSSLDPELVGDVLEVIKTLAMQTQKTMLIVTHEMKFAKEVADKIVFLENGSITTIGTSNEIFVECKNKRVSNFVNKMTENILEINK; encoded by the coding sequence ATGATCAATGTAAAACATTTAAATATGAATTTTGGAGAAAAGCAAGTTTTAAAAGACATCAATATAGAAATTAAAAAAGGTGAAGTTGTTGCTTTAATTGGTCCTTCTGGTTCAGGAAAATCAACATTACTTCGTTGTCTTAATTTTCTTGTCAATCCAACAAGTGGTGAAATAATAATAGATGATATTAAAGTAGATGTAAAAAAAGTTTCAAAAAAAGATATTTTTAAATTGCGTCAAAAAACAGCTATGGTTTTTCAAAATTACAATTTACTTAAAAATATGACAGCAATAGAAAATATAATGGAACCTATGGTAACTGTTCAAAAAATATCGAAAAATCAAGCTGAAAATGTTGCTTTAGATTTACTTAAAAAAGTTGGATTGGTTGATAATAAAAACTCTTATCCAAGTGAGTTATCAGGAGGACAACAACAAAGAGTTGGTATAGCAAGAGCTATGGCTGTTAATAGTAATGTTATTTTATTTGATGAACCAACATCTTCTTTGGATCCTGAATTAGTGGGTGATGTATTAGAAGTAATAAAAACTCTTGCAATGCAAACTCAAAAAACAATGTTAATTGTTACGCATGAAATGAAATTTGCAAAAGAAGTAGCAGATAAAATAGTCTTTTTAGAAAATGGTTCCATAACGACCATTGGAACATCTAATGAAATATTTGTTGAGTGCAAAAATAAAAGAGTTTCTAATTTTGTAAATAAAATGACTGAAAATATTTTGGAGATAAATAAATGA
- the rpmJ gene encoding 50S ribosomal protein L36 yields MKVRASVKKMCDKCKVVKRRGIVRVICENKKHKQRQG; encoded by the coding sequence ATGAAAGTTAGAGCTTCGGTAAAAAAAATGTGTGACAAATGTAAAGTTGTCAAAAGAAGAGGGATCGTAAGAGTAATTTGCGAGAACAAAAAACACAAACAAAGACAAGGATAA
- a CDS encoding exopolyphosphatase, with protein MGEKKYRLITRSDMDGLVCGTLLTYLDLIDDILFVHPKDMQDGLIKVSSNDITTNLPYVEGVHLAFDHHFSETLRNGKKDNHIINPDAPSAAQVVYDYYGGDEVYPMRFIGMMNGANKADSADFTMEDILEPRAWALLSFIMDSRTGLGRFKDFETSNKQLMRNLIDYCAKHNIDEILEIDEVKQRVDLYFKYEEEFHEQLKKCTTIHDNVAVIDYKDEEIIYPGNRFLVYAMYPEINVSIHVSYTFDRDKLVYSTGKSIINKTSNTNVGELMLKYGGGGHKAAGGCQIPLADAPRVLEEIIAKLNQDN; from the coding sequence ATGGGTGAAAAAAAATATAGATTAATTACAAGAAGTGATATGGATGGATTAGTGTGTGGTACACTACTTACATATCTTGATTTGATTGATGATATTTTATTTGTTCATCCTAAAGATATGCAAGATGGACTTATTAAAGTAAGTTCAAATGATATAACTACAAACTTACCTTATGTGGAAGGTGTACATTTAGCTTTTGACCATCACTTTAGTGAAACTCTTAGAAATGGAAAAAAAGATAATCATATTATAAATCCTGATGCTCCTAGTGCTGCACAAGTTGTGTATGATTATTATGGTGGAGATGAAGTATATCCTATGAGGTTTATTGGTATGATGAATGGTGCCAATAAAGCTGATAGTGCTGATTTTACTATGGAAGACATTTTAGAACCAAGAGCTTGGGCACTGTTGAGTTTTATTATGGATTCAAGAACAGGACTTGGTAGATTTAAAGATTTTGAAACTTCAAATAAACAATTGATGAGAAATCTAATTGATTATTGTGCTAAACATAACATCGATGAAATTTTAGAAATTGATGAAGTAAAACAAAGAGTTGATCTTTATTTTAAATATGAAGAAGAGTTTCATGAGCAACTAAAAAAATGTACAACAATACATGATAATGTTGCAGTTATAGATTATAAAGATGAAGAAATAATTTATCCAGGGAATAGATTTTTAGTATATGCTATGTATCCAGAGATAAATGTCTCTATTCATGTTAGTTATACTTTTGATAGGGATAAATTAGTTTATTCAACTGGTAAATCAATTATAAATAAAACATCAAATACAAATGTTGGTGAACTTATGCTTAAATATGGTGGCGGTGGTCACAAAGCTGCTGGTGGATGTCAAATACCTTTAGCAGATGCTCCTAGAGTACTTGAAGAGATAATAGCTAAGTTAAATCAAGATAACTAA
- the pepV gene encoding dipeptidase PepV, with translation MLFTSILENMKDEIINKSQELIQIKSVETTAKPGMPFGEGVNEALEYTLKLCDELGFKTKNVDGYAGHADLGDGDEMIGILVHLDVVPEGDLKKWTYPPYSATIKNNRIYGRGTIDDKGPTIAAIYAMKALKDSGVLLKKKIRIIFGTDEESGWECMRYYLIKEKVPKIAFTPDANFPVIYGEKGIITLKLKQEFNISSLSNINIKYIKGGELSNIVPNYCEALLYIIDEPKNVYEKCLNIIKKENYSIDLYLDNNNLYLKSHGISAHAMAPQKGKNAISQLMQVLKLLNLEATQMSSFIDFYNIKINTQTNGKSLDCQMKDEHSGELTLNVGVINFDEKKVELILNIRYPITKKDTNVIDKINDNLTNSNIKMEIINNMPPLYMPKDSKLVQTLTNVYKKMTNDDTQPQTFGGGTYARALENAVAFGPVFPGQVNLAHQADEYIEIDDLMKNAQIMAQAIYELNLLD, from the coding sequence ATGTTATTTACTAGTATATTAGAAAATATGAAAGATGAAATTATCAATAAATCTCAAGAACTTATCCAAATAAAGAGTGTAGAAACTACTGCAAAACCTGGCATGCCTTTTGGCGAAGGTGTTAATGAAGCCTTGGAATATACACTAAAACTTTGTGATGAATTAGGTTTTAAGACAAAAAATGTAGATGGATATGCAGGACATGCTGACTTAGGTGATGGGGATGAAATGATAGGAATTCTTGTTCATTTAGATGTAGTCCCAGAAGGTGATTTGAAAAAGTGGACATATCCACCATATAGTGCAACTATTAAAAATAATCGCATTTATGGAAGAGGAACTATTGATGATAAAGGCCCAACAATTGCAGCTATTTATGCTATGAAAGCATTAAAAGATAGTGGGGTTTTATTAAAAAAGAAAATTAGAATTATATTTGGTACAGATGAAGAGAGTGGTTGGGAATGTATGCGTTATTATTTAATTAAAGAAAAAGTGCCTAAGATTGCTTTTACCCCAGATGCAAACTTCCCAGTTATATATGGAGAAAAAGGAATTATTACTCTTAAATTAAAACAAGAGTTTAATATCTCTTCACTTTCAAATATAAATATAAAATATATAAAAGGTGGAGAACTATCTAATATAGTTCCAAATTATTGCGAAGCTTTACTTTACATAATTGATGAGCCAAAAAATGTTTATGAAAAATGTTTAAATATAATAAAAAAAGAAAATTATTCAATTGATTTATACTTAGATAATAATAATCTTTATTTAAAATCTCATGGAATATCTGCACATGCAATGGCACCTCAAAAAGGTAAAAATGCAATTTCACAATTAATGCAAGTATTAAAACTACTTAATTTAGAAGCTACTCAAATGAGTAGTTTTATTGATTTTTATAATATTAAAATCAATACACAAACAAATGGAAAATCTCTTGATTGTCAAATGAAGGATGAACACTCTGGTGAACTTACACTTAATGTTGGAGTAATTAATTTTGATGAAAAGAAAGTTGAATTAATATTAAATATTCGTTATCCAATTACAAAAAAAGATACAAATGTGATTGATAAAATTAATGATAATCTTACTAATAGTAATATAAAAATGGAAATTATAAATAATATGCCTCCTTTATATATGCCAAAAGATAGTAAACTTGTTCAAACCTTGACTAATGTATATAAAAAGATGACAAATGATGATACTCAGCCACAAACATTTGGTGGGGGTACCTATGCAAGAGCATTGGAAAATGCTGTTGCTTTTGGTCCTGTTTTCCCTGGACAAGTAAATTTAGCTCATCAAGCTGATGAATATATAGAAATTGATGACTTAATGAAAAATGCACAAATTATGGCACAGGCAATTTATGAGCTTAATTTATTAGATTGA
- a CDS encoding HD domain-containing phosphohydrolase, whose product MKNSIKVLGAYGSKSLDFSTTCIQINQNSVIDAGNIVKGLGIDAQYIDNIFLTHSHLDHLNDIPYILDIFFEKRKKPITIYGTSKTLENLRKYILNWEIWPDFSEIELLNKKSKAIVFKPININETIILDDDTKITAIKNNHTNSSCGYIITKNQNSLLFSSDTYCCDSIWETINNNLNIKAAIIDVSFPSKFKQLAFDSKHLTPALLSEQLKKLKRDDLRIYINHIKPAYEKILRKEIQDYDLLLNEGKILDDGDVISLSNEYLAYNTNRTNINKKEIKKLIDIGKSLTSEKNFDVLMEKILLGAKEFSDADGGTLYLVTEDEKRLKFQVVQTDSLSIKMGGTEGKIIWPELPLYKEDGKPNEHMVAALCALEGKLINIPDVYETKDFNFEGTKKFDKTTGYRTKSMLVIPMKNHEDDVIGVLQLLNKMDDNGNAITFTNEDKQLIESMASQAAVSITNNRLITELENLLDSFIKSIATAIGEKSEYTGGHINRVAEIAETLTKAINNDKTVFKDINFTPDEIKQMSRAAWLHDIGKIVTPEYVVDKGKKLETIYDRVNTVKAKFEIVKKDYELEYYKEISNTSSIKEKEQLRIAFQNKITSLEEDLDFVISCNTGGEFMEDKKIERIKEIAKQKLKINGEDTNLLSEDEVYNLCIKKGTLTDEERDIINNHVTVSYKMLETMPFPKKLKRVPVIAGSHHKMVKGGGYSAPEILDLPMTIEDKILAVADVFEALTANDRPYKKANSLNTSLRILSFMIKDQHLDRDIVKFFVDNNLHLDYANKYLSEEQMDEITVDFENI is encoded by the coding sequence ATGAAAAATTCGATAAAAGTACTAGGTGCATATGGTAGTAAAAGTTTAGACTTTAGTACAACTTGTATACAAATAAATCAAAATAGTGTAATTGATGCTGGCAACATTGTAAAAGGTTTAGGAATTGATGCTCAATACATTGATAATATTTTTTTAACCCATTCCCATTTAGATCACTTAAACGATATACCATATATACTTGATATCTTTTTTGAAAAAAGAAAAAAACCGATTACTATCTATGGAACAAGTAAAACCTTAGAAAACTTACGAAAATATATCTTAAACTGGGAAATTTGGCCTGATTTTTCTGAAATTGAATTGCTTAATAAAAAATCTAAAGCTATTGTTTTCAAACCAATAAATATAAATGAAACAATTATTTTAGATGATGATACAAAAATCACTGCAATAAAAAATAATCATACAAATTCAAGTTGTGGTTATATTATTACAAAAAATCAAAACTCCTTACTCTTTTCATCAGATACTTATTGTTGCGATTCTATTTGGGAAACTATAAATAATAATTTAAATATCAAAGCTGCAATAATAGATGTATCGTTTCCCTCAAAATTCAAACAATTAGCTTTTGATAGTAAGCACTTAACTCCTGCCTTGCTAAGTGAGCAATTAAAAAAATTAAAAAGAGATGATTTAAGAATTTACATAAATCACATAAAACCTGCATATGAAAAAATTTTAAGAAAAGAGATTCAAGACTATGACTTACTTCTTAATGAAGGTAAAATATTAGACGATGGTGATGTAATTTCATTATCTAATGAATACTTAGCATACAATACAAATAGAACTAATATAAATAAAAAAGAGATTAAAAAATTAATTGATATTGGTAAATCACTTACAAGTGAAAAAAACTTTGATGTTCTAATGGAAAAGATACTTTTAGGGGCGAAAGAGTTTTCTGATGCTGATGGAGGAACACTTTATTTAGTAACAGAAGATGAAAAAAGGTTGAAGTTTCAAGTTGTGCAAACGGACTCATTAAGTATTAAAATGGGAGGAACTGAAGGCAAAATCATTTGGCCGGAGTTACCTTTATATAAAGAAGATGGCAAGCCAAACGAACATATGGTAGCAGCTCTTTGTGCTCTAGAAGGTAAACTAATTAATATCCCTGATGTTTATGAAACAAAAGATTTTAATTTTGAAGGTACAAAAAAGTTTGATAAAACAACCGGTTATAGAACAAAATCAATGCTTGTAATTCCCATGAAAAACCATGAAGATGATGTAATAGGAGTACTTCAATTATTAAATAAAATGGATGATAATGGGAATGCTATAACATTTACAAATGAAGACAAACAATTAATAGAATCAATGGCATCACAAGCTGCTGTTTCAATTACTAATAATAGATTAATAACTGAATTAGAAAACTTATTGGACTCTTTTATTAAATCAATTGCGACAGCTATTGGTGAAAAATCTGAATATACAGGTGGTCATATTAATAGAGTTGCAGAGATAGCAGAAACTCTAACAAAAGCAATAAATAATGACAAAACAGTATTTAAAGATATTAATTTTACACCAGATGAAATAAAACAGATGAGTAGAGCTGCTTGGCTTCATGACATTGGTAAAATTGTTACACCTGAATATGTTGTAGATAAAGGTAAAAAGCTAGAAACAATTTATGATAGAGTAAATACTGTAAAAGCAAAATTTGAAATTGTAAAAAAAGATTATGAATTGGAATATTACAAAGAAATCTCAAACACTTCATCTATAAAAGAAAAAGAACAATTAAGAATAGCTTTTCAAAATAAAATTACTTCTTTAGAGGAAGATCTTGATTTTGTTATTTCATGTAACACAGGTGGTGAGTTCATGGAAGATAAAAAAATTGAAAGAATAAAAGAGATTGCAAAACAAAAACTTAAAATAAATGGTGAAGATACAAACTTACTTAGTGAAGATGAAGTATATAATTTATGCATCAAAAAAGGTACTTTAACAGATGAAGAAAGGGATATAATAAACAACCATGTTACAGTATCTTATAAAATGTTAGAGACTATGCCTTTTCCTAAAAAACTAAAAAGGGTTCCTGTAATCGCTGGTTCTCATCACAAAATGGTAAAAGGTGGTGGTTATTCTGCTCCTGAAATTCTTGATTTACCTATGACAATAGAGGATAAAATACTTGCAGTTGCAGATGTATTTGAAGCACTAACTGCAAATGATAGACCATACAAAAAAGCAAATTCACTTAATACTTCACTTAGAATTTTATCATTTATGATAAAAGATCAACATTTAGATAGAGATATAGTTAAGTTTTTTGTTGATAATAATCTTCACTTAGATTATGCAAATAAATATTTAAGTGAAGAACAAATGGATGAAATCACAGTTGATTTTGAAAATATATAA
- the rpsM gene encoding 30S ribosomal protein S13 → MARIAGVDLPNKKRMEYALTYIFGIGLFNSRLILDATGISYDKRAHELTEDEAAAIRLEIQKNYQVEGDLRKKVAMDIKSLMDLGSYRGLRHRKGLPCRGQKTKTNARTRKGKKRTVGAA, encoded by the coding sequence ATGGCAAGAATTGCGGGTGTTGATTTACCAAACAAGAAAAGAATGGAATACGCATTAACGTATATTTTTGGAATAGGGTTATTTAACTCAAGATTAATCCTTGATGCTACTGGAATTTCTTATGACAAAAGAGCTCATGAGTTAACAGAAGATGAAGCAGCAGCTATCAGACTAGAGATCCAAAAAAACTACCAAGTTGAGGGTGATCTTAGAAAAAAAGTAGCTATGGATATTAAATCACTTATGGACTTAGGTTCTTATAGAGGATTAAGACATAGAAAAGGTTTACCGTGTAGAGGGCAAAAGACTAAGACTAATGCTCGAACTAGAAAAGGTAAAAAAAGAACTGTTGGTGCAGCGTAA
- a CDS encoding amino acid ABC transporter permease: MNFDFVWFFNLFPIVLPALKLTISIALISLFLTLCLSILIAIIRYYKVKGLYHIFGLYITFFRATPLVAQLFILYFGLPSIFPFLESMSAYEATIIALTLNTSSFMAEDLRGALESIDNGQNEACYSMGMTKFQTMKRVILPQAFIFALPSIGNRFIGIIKGTALGFTVGLADIMAKSKIEAALSLRFFEAYLCVTLIYLVLVIIVERTLKYIEKRVEKVY; encoded by the coding sequence ATGAATTTTGATTTTGTATGGTTTTTTAATCTTTTCCCTATTGTTCTTCCTGCCTTGAAATTAACGATTTCAATTGCATTGATTTCATTGTTTTTAACTTTGTGTTTATCTATTCTCATTGCAATAATAAGATATTATAAAGTAAAAGGTTTATATCACATCTTTGGATTATATATTACATTTTTTAGAGCAACACCTCTTGTTGCACAATTGTTTATATTATATTTTGGTCTTCCTAGTATTTTTCCATTTTTAGAATCAATGAGCGCTTATGAAGCCACAATTATAGCACTTACATTAAACACATCTTCTTTTATGGCAGAAGACTTAAGAGGGGCTTTAGAATCAATTGATAATGGGCAAAATGAAGCATGCTATTCAATGGGTATGACAAAGTTTCAGACAATGAAGCGTGTTATTTTACCTCAAGCTTTCATTTTTGCACTTCCTTCAATAGGGAATAGATTTATTGGTATTATAAAAGGTACTGCTCTTGGTTTTACAGTAGGACTTGCAGATATTATGGCAAAATCAAAAATAGAAGCTGCTCTTAGCTTGCGTTTTTTTGAAGCATATTTATGTGTTACCCTTATATATTTGGTATTAGTTATTATAGTAGAAAGAACTCTAAAATATATTGAGAAAAGAGTAGAAAAAGTTTATTAA
- a CDS encoding transporter substrate-binding domain-containing protein: MKKLFKLLVAGIFIPLMSLNASESPTNIVVASGSTSIPNSYIIHGKHTGHEVDIWNEISKKTGLKVKFITGEFNTLFGYLDSKKADTVGNTITVNKRRLEKYDFSEPYAYIPEKLVVHKDRTDIKKLKDIEGMTCGFSAGSNGGNLFEQIAKKQGIKINMVSYDSSELLNEAFRRGKVDVMIFSGAEVAYKIKIGFIKARMVEENIAVGAKAYPFVKNNERSKELRIIVSKAINEMKKDGSLAKIYEKWYGMDFGHKPKSMAVAK, translated from the coding sequence ATGAAAAAATTATTCAAACTATTAGTTGCTGGAATTTTTATTCCGCTTATGAGTCTAAATGCAAGTGAAAGTCCTACAAATATAGTAGTAGCTTCTGGTTCAACATCGATTCCAAATTCTTACATAATTCATGGTAAACACACAGGCCATGAAGTAGATATTTGGAATGAAATTTCTAAAAAAACAGGATTAAAAGTTAAGTTTATTACAGGTGAATTTAATACACTATTTGGTTATCTTGACTCAAAAAAAGCTGATACTGTAGGAAATACAATTACAGTAAATAAAAGAAGATTAGAAAAATATGATTTTTCAGAACCTTATGCTTATATTCCAGAAAAATTAGTTGTTCATAAAGATAGAACAGATATTAAAAAACTTAAAGATATTGAAGGTATGACTTGTGGTTTCTCAGCTGGTTCTAATGGTGGAAATTTATTTGAACAAATTGCAAAGAAACAAGGTATTAAAATAAATATGGTATCTTATGATAGTAGTGAACTATTAAATGAAGCATTTAGAAGAGGAAAAGTTGATGTTATGATTTTTTCAGGCGCTGAAGTTGCGTATAAAATCAAAATTGGTTTTATAAAAGCAAGAATGGTTGAGGAAAATATTGCAGTTGGTGCAAAAGCATATCCATTTGTTAAAAATAATGAGCGATCTAAAGAATTAAGAATTATTGTTTCAAAAGCTATTAATGAAATGAAAAAAGATGGTTCATTGGCAAAAATCTATGAGAAATGGTATGGAATGGATTTTGGTCATAAACCAAAGAGCATGGCAGTTGCAAAATAA